The following proteins are encoded in a genomic region of Columba livia isolate bColLiv1 breed racing homer chromosome 17, bColLiv1.pat.W.v2, whole genome shotgun sequence:
- the SEPTIN5 gene encoding septin-5 isoform X4: MLLHVCSSSAASCTQDHEKQYVGFATLPNQVHRKSVKKGFDFTLMVAGESGLGKSTLVNSLFLTDLYKDRKLLNAEERISQTVEIVKHTVDIEEKGVKLKLTIVDTPGFGDAVNNTECWKPITDYIDQQFEQYFRDESGLNRKNIQDNRVHCCLYFISPFGHGLRPVDVEFMKALHEKVNIVPLIAKADCLIPSEIRKLKERIREEIDKFGIKVYQFPECDSDEDEEFKQQDRELKESAPFAVIGSNTVVEAKGQRVRGRLYPWGIVEVENQAHCDFVKLRNMLIRTHMHDLKDVTCDVHYENYRAQCIQQMTSKLTQDNRIESPIPILPLPTPDTETEKLIKMKDEELRRMQEMLQKMQQQMQDQ, encoded by the exons ATGCTCCTTCACGTGTGCTCTTCCTCTGCTGCATCTTGCACTCAG GACCATGAGAAGCAGTACGTGGGCTTTGCCACTCTGCCCAACCAGGTCCACCGGAAATCCGTCAAGAAAGGTTTCGACTTCACCCTGATGGTCGCAG GAGAGTCGGGTCTGGGCAAATCCACGCTGGTGAATAGCCTGTTCCTGACAGACCTCTACAAAGACAGAAAGCTCCTCAATGCAGAGG AGAGAATCAGCCAGACCGTGGAGATTGTGAAGCACACGGTGGACATTGAGGAGAAGGGTGTCAAGCTGAAGCTGACCATAGTGGACACACCAGGCTTTGGAGATGCTGTTAACAACACTGAGTG CTGGAAGCCCATCACCGACTACATTGACCAGCAGTTTGAGCAGTATTTTCGTGATGAGAGTGGCCTGAACCGTAAGAACATCCAGGACAACCGAGTGCATTGCTGCCTCTACTTCATCTCACCCTTCGGGCATGG GCTGAGGCCAGTGGATGTTGAGTTCATGAAGGCTCTACATGAGAAGGTCAACATTGTGCCCCTGATTGCCAAAGCTGACTGCCTGATCCCCTCTGAGATCCGGAAGCTAAAAGAGAGG ATCCGGGAAGAGATTGACAAATTTGGCATTAAAGTGTACCAGTTTCCTGAGTGTGACTCTGATGAAGATGAGGAGTTCAAGCAGCAAGACAGAGAGCTGAAG GAGAGCGCTCCCTTTGCCGTCATCGGCAGTAACACTGTGGTGGAGGCGAAAGGCCAGCGTGTCCGTGGACGGCTCTACCCCTGGGGCATTGTGGAAG TGGAAAACCAGGCACACTGCGACTTTGTGAAGCTGCGGAACATGCTGATCCGGACACACATGCATGACCTGAAGGATGTCACTTGTGATGTCCACTATGAGAACTACCGAGCTCAGTGCATCCAGCAAATGACCAG CAAGCTGACTCAGGACAACAGGATAGAAAGCCCGATTCCCATCCTGCCTCTCCCAACACCAGACACTGAGACAGAGAAGCTGATCAAAATGAAGGATGAGGAG TTACGGCGGATGCAAGAGATGCTGCAGAAGATGCAGCAGCAGATGCAGGATCAGTGA
- the SEPTIN5 gene encoding septin-5 isoform X6: MVAGESGLGKSTLVNSLFLTDLYKDRKLLNAEERISQTVEIVKHTVDIEEKGVKLKLTIVDTPGFGDAVNNTECWKPITDYIDQQFEQYFRDESGLNRKNIQDNRVHCCLYFISPFGHGLRPVDVEFMKALHEKVNIVPLIAKADCLIPSEIRKLKERIREEIDKFGIKVYQFPECDSDEDEEFKQQDRELKESAPFAVIGSNTVVEAKGQRVRGRLYPWGIVEVENQAHCDFVKLRNMLIRTHMHDLKDVTCDVHYENYRAQCIQQMTSKLTQDNRIESPIPILPLPTPDTETEKLIKMKDEELRRMQEMLQKMQQQMQDQ, encoded by the exons ATGGTCGCAG GAGAGTCGGGTCTGGGCAAATCCACGCTGGTGAATAGCCTGTTCCTGACAGACCTCTACAAAGACAGAAAGCTCCTCAATGCAGAGG AGAGAATCAGCCAGACCGTGGAGATTGTGAAGCACACGGTGGACATTGAGGAGAAGGGTGTCAAGCTGAAGCTGACCATAGTGGACACACCAGGCTTTGGAGATGCTGTTAACAACACTGAGTG CTGGAAGCCCATCACCGACTACATTGACCAGCAGTTTGAGCAGTATTTTCGTGATGAGAGTGGCCTGAACCGTAAGAACATCCAGGACAACCGAGTGCATTGCTGCCTCTACTTCATCTCACCCTTCGGGCATGG GCTGAGGCCAGTGGATGTTGAGTTCATGAAGGCTCTACATGAGAAGGTCAACATTGTGCCCCTGATTGCCAAAGCTGACTGCCTGATCCCCTCTGAGATCCGGAAGCTAAAAGAGAGG ATCCGGGAAGAGATTGACAAATTTGGCATTAAAGTGTACCAGTTTCCTGAGTGTGACTCTGATGAAGATGAGGAGTTCAAGCAGCAAGACAGAGAGCTGAAG GAGAGCGCTCCCTTTGCCGTCATCGGCAGTAACACTGTGGTGGAGGCGAAAGGCCAGCGTGTCCGTGGACGGCTCTACCCCTGGGGCATTGTGGAAG TGGAAAACCAGGCACACTGCGACTTTGTGAAGCTGCGGAACATGCTGATCCGGACACACATGCATGACCTGAAGGATGTCACTTGTGATGTCCACTATGAGAACTACCGAGCTCAGTGCATCCAGCAAATGACCAG CAAGCTGACTCAGGACAACAGGATAGAAAGCCCGATTCCCATCCTGCCTCTCCCAACACCAGACACTGAGACAGAGAAGCTGATCAAAATGAAGGATGAGGAG TTACGGCGGATGCAAGAGATGCTGCAGAAGATGCAGCAGCAGATGCAGGATCAGTGA
- the SEPTIN5 gene encoding septin-5 isoform X2 — translation MDSIIIQERLVERLLSPRTQAQRSHPAKLKDHEKQYVGFATLPNQVHRKSVKKGFDFTLMVAGESGLGKSTLVNSLFLTDLYKDRKLLNAEERISQTVEIVKHTVDIEEKGVKLKLTIVDTPGFGDAVNNTECWKPITDYIDQQFEQYFRDESGLNRKNIQDNRVHCCLYFISPFGHGLRPVDVEFMKALHEKVNIVPLIAKADCLIPSEIRKLKERIREEIDKFGIKVYQFPECDSDEDEEFKQQDRELKESAPFAVIGSNTVVEAKGQRVRGRLYPWGIVEVENQAHCDFVKLRNMLIRTHMHDLKDVTCDVHYENYRAQCIQQMTSKLTQDNRIESPIPILPLPTPDTETEKLIKMKDEELRRMQEMLQKMQQQMQDQ, via the exons ATGGATTCAATCATTATTCAGGAGCGGTTAGTGGAGCGGCTGCTTTCTCCCCGAACGCAGGCACAGCGAAGCCACCCGGCCAAGCTGAAG GACCATGAGAAGCAGTACGTGGGCTTTGCCACTCTGCCCAACCAGGTCCACCGGAAATCCGTCAAGAAAGGTTTCGACTTCACCCTGATGGTCGCAG GAGAGTCGGGTCTGGGCAAATCCACGCTGGTGAATAGCCTGTTCCTGACAGACCTCTACAAAGACAGAAAGCTCCTCAATGCAGAGG AGAGAATCAGCCAGACCGTGGAGATTGTGAAGCACACGGTGGACATTGAGGAGAAGGGTGTCAAGCTGAAGCTGACCATAGTGGACACACCAGGCTTTGGAGATGCTGTTAACAACACTGAGTG CTGGAAGCCCATCACCGACTACATTGACCAGCAGTTTGAGCAGTATTTTCGTGATGAGAGTGGCCTGAACCGTAAGAACATCCAGGACAACCGAGTGCATTGCTGCCTCTACTTCATCTCACCCTTCGGGCATGG GCTGAGGCCAGTGGATGTTGAGTTCATGAAGGCTCTACATGAGAAGGTCAACATTGTGCCCCTGATTGCCAAAGCTGACTGCCTGATCCCCTCTGAGATCCGGAAGCTAAAAGAGAGG ATCCGGGAAGAGATTGACAAATTTGGCATTAAAGTGTACCAGTTTCCTGAGTGTGACTCTGATGAAGATGAGGAGTTCAAGCAGCAAGACAGAGAGCTGAAG GAGAGCGCTCCCTTTGCCGTCATCGGCAGTAACACTGTGGTGGAGGCGAAAGGCCAGCGTGTCCGTGGACGGCTCTACCCCTGGGGCATTGTGGAAG TGGAAAACCAGGCACACTGCGACTTTGTGAAGCTGCGGAACATGCTGATCCGGACACACATGCATGACCTGAAGGATGTCACTTGTGATGTCCACTATGAGAACTACCGAGCTCAGTGCATCCAGCAAATGACCAG CAAGCTGACTCAGGACAACAGGATAGAAAGCCCGATTCCCATCCTGCCTCTCCCAACACCAGACACTGAGACAGAGAAGCTGATCAAAATGAAGGATGAGGAG TTACGGCGGATGCAAGAGATGCTGCAGAAGATGCAGCAGCAGATGCAGGATCAGTGA
- the SEPTIN5 gene encoding septin-5 isoform X1, which produces MSTGMRYKSKLVNPDEKQDHEKQYVGFATLPNQVHRKSVKKGFDFTLMVAGESGLGKSTLVNSLFLTDLYKDRKLLNAEERISQTVEIVKHTVDIEEKGVKLKLTIVDTPGFGDAVNNTECWKPITDYIDQQFEQYFRDESGLNRKNIQDNRVHCCLYFISPFGHGLRPVDVEFMKALHEKVNIVPLIAKADCLIPSEIRKLKERIREEIDKFGIKVYQFPECDSDEDEEFKQQDRELKESAPFAVIGSNTVVEAKGQRVRGRLYPWGIVEVENQAHCDFVKLRNMLIRTHMHDLKDVTCDVHYENYRAQCIQQMTSKLTQDNRIESPIPILPLPTPDTETEKLIKMKDEELRRMQEMLQKMQQQMQDQ; this is translated from the exons GACCATGAGAAGCAGTACGTGGGCTTTGCCACTCTGCCCAACCAGGTCCACCGGAAATCCGTCAAGAAAGGTTTCGACTTCACCCTGATGGTCGCAG GAGAGTCGGGTCTGGGCAAATCCACGCTGGTGAATAGCCTGTTCCTGACAGACCTCTACAAAGACAGAAAGCTCCTCAATGCAGAGG AGAGAATCAGCCAGACCGTGGAGATTGTGAAGCACACGGTGGACATTGAGGAGAAGGGTGTCAAGCTGAAGCTGACCATAGTGGACACACCAGGCTTTGGAGATGCTGTTAACAACACTGAGTG CTGGAAGCCCATCACCGACTACATTGACCAGCAGTTTGAGCAGTATTTTCGTGATGAGAGTGGCCTGAACCGTAAGAACATCCAGGACAACCGAGTGCATTGCTGCCTCTACTTCATCTCACCCTTCGGGCATGG GCTGAGGCCAGTGGATGTTGAGTTCATGAAGGCTCTACATGAGAAGGTCAACATTGTGCCCCTGATTGCCAAAGCTGACTGCCTGATCCCCTCTGAGATCCGGAAGCTAAAAGAGAGG ATCCGGGAAGAGATTGACAAATTTGGCATTAAAGTGTACCAGTTTCCTGAGTGTGACTCTGATGAAGATGAGGAGTTCAAGCAGCAAGACAGAGAGCTGAAG GAGAGCGCTCCCTTTGCCGTCATCGGCAGTAACACTGTGGTGGAGGCGAAAGGCCAGCGTGTCCGTGGACGGCTCTACCCCTGGGGCATTGTGGAAG TGGAAAACCAGGCACACTGCGACTTTGTGAAGCTGCGGAACATGCTGATCCGGACACACATGCATGACCTGAAGGATGTCACTTGTGATGTCCACTATGAGAACTACCGAGCTCAGTGCATCCAGCAAATGACCAG CAAGCTGACTCAGGACAACAGGATAGAAAGCCCGATTCCCATCCTGCCTCTCCCAACACCAGACACTGAGACAGAGAAGCTGATCAAAATGAAGGATGAGGAG TTACGGCGGATGCAAGAGATGCTGCAGAAGATGCAGCAGCAGATGCAGGATCAGTGA
- the SEPTIN5 gene encoding septin-5 isoform X3 produces the protein MVPEQTCAAQDETSEEQRSGKTLDHEKQYVGFATLPNQVHRKSVKKGFDFTLMVAGESGLGKSTLVNSLFLTDLYKDRKLLNAEERISQTVEIVKHTVDIEEKGVKLKLTIVDTPGFGDAVNNTECWKPITDYIDQQFEQYFRDESGLNRKNIQDNRVHCCLYFISPFGHGLRPVDVEFMKALHEKVNIVPLIAKADCLIPSEIRKLKERIREEIDKFGIKVYQFPECDSDEDEEFKQQDRELKESAPFAVIGSNTVVEAKGQRVRGRLYPWGIVEVENQAHCDFVKLRNMLIRTHMHDLKDVTCDVHYENYRAQCIQQMTSKLTQDNRIESPIPILPLPTPDTETEKLIKMKDEELRRMQEMLQKMQQQMQDQ, from the exons ATGGTGCCCGAGCAGACGTGTGCAGCGCAAGATGAGACCTCTGAGGAGCAGAGGAGTGGAAAGACACTG GACCATGAGAAGCAGTACGTGGGCTTTGCCACTCTGCCCAACCAGGTCCACCGGAAATCCGTCAAGAAAGGTTTCGACTTCACCCTGATGGTCGCAG GAGAGTCGGGTCTGGGCAAATCCACGCTGGTGAATAGCCTGTTCCTGACAGACCTCTACAAAGACAGAAAGCTCCTCAATGCAGAGG AGAGAATCAGCCAGACCGTGGAGATTGTGAAGCACACGGTGGACATTGAGGAGAAGGGTGTCAAGCTGAAGCTGACCATAGTGGACACACCAGGCTTTGGAGATGCTGTTAACAACACTGAGTG CTGGAAGCCCATCACCGACTACATTGACCAGCAGTTTGAGCAGTATTTTCGTGATGAGAGTGGCCTGAACCGTAAGAACATCCAGGACAACCGAGTGCATTGCTGCCTCTACTTCATCTCACCCTTCGGGCATGG GCTGAGGCCAGTGGATGTTGAGTTCATGAAGGCTCTACATGAGAAGGTCAACATTGTGCCCCTGATTGCCAAAGCTGACTGCCTGATCCCCTCTGAGATCCGGAAGCTAAAAGAGAGG ATCCGGGAAGAGATTGACAAATTTGGCATTAAAGTGTACCAGTTTCCTGAGTGTGACTCTGATGAAGATGAGGAGTTCAAGCAGCAAGACAGAGAGCTGAAG GAGAGCGCTCCCTTTGCCGTCATCGGCAGTAACACTGTGGTGGAGGCGAAAGGCCAGCGTGTCCGTGGACGGCTCTACCCCTGGGGCATTGTGGAAG TGGAAAACCAGGCACACTGCGACTTTGTGAAGCTGCGGAACATGCTGATCCGGACACACATGCATGACCTGAAGGATGTCACTTGTGATGTCCACTATGAGAACTACCGAGCTCAGTGCATCCAGCAAATGACCAG CAAGCTGACTCAGGACAACAGGATAGAAAGCCCGATTCCCATCCTGCCTCTCCCAACACCAGACACTGAGACAGAGAAGCTGATCAAAATGAAGGATGAGGAG TTACGGCGGATGCAAGAGATGCTGCAGAAGATGCAGCAGCAGATGCAGGATCAGTGA
- the GP1BB gene encoding platelet glycoprotein Ib beta chain, whose amino-acid sequence MKSGILFLSLLGFLPLVTPTCPVPCKCATSIIDCTSKGLTVAKLPAAFRPSAEIIHLGYNRLTSIPSGLFDNLKSLQVVYLQGNPWECNCDILYLRSWLQWQQNRTLYRDVRCSSPAHLQDRVIAYLTEDEIISTCQYWYCNLALLSQLCLFILLFLQGILVIFIIVYLQKFRRMTAEVRSATRDLDLQADTWVSSSRSPYNGD is encoded by the coding sequence ATGAAGAGTGGAATTCTCTTCTTGTCCCTCCTTGGCTTCCTCCCTCTTGTGACACCTACATGCCCTGTGCCATGCAAGTGTGCCACCAGTATTATCGACTGCACATCAAAAGGCCTGACTGTAGCAAAACTACCAGCTGCTTTCCgtccttcagctgaaattatCCACCTTGGTTACAACAGGCTCACCTCTATTCCCAGTGGGCTCTTTGACAACCTGAAGAGCCTCCAGGTAGTCTACCTGCAGGGCAACCCTTGGGAATGCAACTGTGACATCCTCTACTTGCGCTCGTGGCTCCAGTGGCAGCAGAACCGAACCTTATACAGGGATGTGAGATGCAGCTCCCCAGCTCACCTGCAGGACCGGGTCATTGCCTACCTGACAGAAGATGAGATCATCTCCACATGCCAGTACTGGTATTGCAACCTGGCTCTCCTCTCTCAGCTATGCCTCTtcatcctccttttcctccagggTATCTTGGTTATCTTCATCATTGTCTACTTGCAGAAATTTCGGAGAATGACTGCTGAAGTCCGCAGTGCCACCCGAGATCTAGACCTGCAAGCAGACACTTGGGTATCTTCTTCAAGAAGCCCCTACAACGGTGATTAA
- the SEPTIN5 gene encoding septin-5 isoform X5 gives MRRHSPGPWLLWQDHEKQYVGFATLPNQVHRKSVKKGFDFTLMVAGESGLGKSTLVNSLFLTDLYKDRKLLNAEERISQTVEIVKHTVDIEEKGVKLKLTIVDTPGFGDAVNNTECWKPITDYIDQQFEQYFRDESGLNRKNIQDNRVHCCLYFISPFGHGLRPVDVEFMKALHEKVNIVPLIAKADCLIPSEIRKLKERIREEIDKFGIKVYQFPECDSDEDEEFKQQDRELKESAPFAVIGSNTVVEAKGQRVRGRLYPWGIVEVENQAHCDFVKLRNMLIRTHMHDLKDVTCDVHYENYRAQCIQQMTSKLTQDNRIESPIPILPLPTPDTETEKLIKMKDEELRRMQEMLQKMQQQMQDQ, from the exons GACCATGAGAAGCAGTACGTGGGCTTTGCCACTCTGCCCAACCAGGTCCACCGGAAATCCGTCAAGAAAGGTTTCGACTTCACCCTGATGGTCGCAG GAGAGTCGGGTCTGGGCAAATCCACGCTGGTGAATAGCCTGTTCCTGACAGACCTCTACAAAGACAGAAAGCTCCTCAATGCAGAGG AGAGAATCAGCCAGACCGTGGAGATTGTGAAGCACACGGTGGACATTGAGGAGAAGGGTGTCAAGCTGAAGCTGACCATAGTGGACACACCAGGCTTTGGAGATGCTGTTAACAACACTGAGTG CTGGAAGCCCATCACCGACTACATTGACCAGCAGTTTGAGCAGTATTTTCGTGATGAGAGTGGCCTGAACCGTAAGAACATCCAGGACAACCGAGTGCATTGCTGCCTCTACTTCATCTCACCCTTCGGGCATGG GCTGAGGCCAGTGGATGTTGAGTTCATGAAGGCTCTACATGAGAAGGTCAACATTGTGCCCCTGATTGCCAAAGCTGACTGCCTGATCCCCTCTGAGATCCGGAAGCTAAAAGAGAGG ATCCGGGAAGAGATTGACAAATTTGGCATTAAAGTGTACCAGTTTCCTGAGTGTGACTCTGATGAAGATGAGGAGTTCAAGCAGCAAGACAGAGAGCTGAAG GAGAGCGCTCCCTTTGCCGTCATCGGCAGTAACACTGTGGTGGAGGCGAAAGGCCAGCGTGTCCGTGGACGGCTCTACCCCTGGGGCATTGTGGAAG TGGAAAACCAGGCACACTGCGACTTTGTGAAGCTGCGGAACATGCTGATCCGGACACACATGCATGACCTGAAGGATGTCACTTGTGATGTCCACTATGAGAACTACCGAGCTCAGTGCATCCAGCAAATGACCAG CAAGCTGACTCAGGACAACAGGATAGAAAGCCCGATTCCCATCCTGCCTCTCCCAACACCAGACACTGAGACAGAGAAGCTGATCAAAATGAAGGATGAGGAG TTACGGCGGATGCAAGAGATGCTGCAGAAGATGCAGCAGCAGATGCAGGATCAGTGA